The Topomyia yanbarensis strain Yona2022 chromosome 3, ASM3024719v1, whole genome shotgun sequence nucleotide sequence ACGGTCGAGAAACTGCGAATGAATAAATCGGGTAATCAGTTGTGGTAGAAAACCACAAACACGTTTCAATCAAAAGCCCTTTTGCAAGAATAATTATTTGTGCGTCGTATGCTAGCAAGAAGCGGCAAGAACTCTGTTTTATATCAAACATATTTGCATACTTAGTTCTGATGCGAATATGGAAATTAGCGGGCTTTTAATTACCTCGGAGCTTAGTACCTAGAAGAACTTACAGTTCCACGGGCATCCTTCCCGCCACTGCACTGTTTGGCGTGAGTCTGACATTTCCGGATGGCAGGTATTTTAAGTTTAGTCCCCAGTTCCGCCAAAAGGGCGAGATGTTCCTTCCATTCAGCGGCACTTTCGTGCCATGCTGGGGCACGCAACATTGGCTTCTTGATGGCGGCAATCTCCGGGATTTGAACCGGAGGTGGCTCATTGAAAGGAACTTGAGTTTCGCCAGCTAGCGAACCGATGCAGAGCATCTGCAGGTAACGGTTTCGTTTATCCCGGAGGGTTTTCACGTTTAGAAAAGGTTCGCATAGCTTGGTGAGCCATTTATTGGCAATTTCTTGGTATATTTCGTATTCAATAGTCGGTATTAAATCTTGAAGTAATGCGCTGGGGATAGTATGAATCAGATATGCGTATTTGTAATGTGACATCTTAAACCCACCAATAATAGGAAAACTCAGTATCCAACGAGACGTCTGAGGCTCCAGCAGATTTTGGTTTATCCTTCGAGGAAGAACTGGCTGGTTTTGGAGCAGCCTTTTCAGTAGTCTTTGGAGCAGTTTTTTGGGCTCTTGGAGCAATTTTTCGAGTAGATTTCGGAGCAGCTCTAGTTGCCATCTCTGCGAGGGGTTTGCTACGAGCGATTTGTCAAAATAATTGGATTATGAAACAGCTGCATGGATTGCTTTGATCTGTACAAATTTAGggcaaaaaaaatagttttacaaAAGATGAATGTTTATTAtcaaacaattacaaaataccACAAAAATTGTCCAGCACAATGTTCTCTGAGAATTTTGCAGTCCCGCTTACGCTATTGTACAGCTAAATGCCCATCCCAAAGCGGCTAGCACTAGCTTAGGAAAAACAATTTAAACCAAAGCAGCTTTCAGATTATCACCCAGCTTATTCATGAACTCGAATGTTTCCAAATAATCGGCCCGAGTAACGTTGGCCATACCCTTCATGCAAATGGCCAAATCTTTGGTCATGAAACCCGCCTCGATTGTGTCgatgcagaccttctccaacgTTTCGGCAAATGTCTTCAGCGCGTCGTTACTGTCCAGCTTGGCACGGTGCAGCAAACCCCGAGTCCAAGCAAAGATCGATGCGATCGGGTTAGTCGAGGTTTCTTTGCCCTGCTGATAGAAGCGGTAGTGGCGGGTAACGGTTCCATGGGCGGCCTCGGCTTCCACGGTTTTACCGTCAGGGCAGACTAATACCGAGGTCATCAATCCCAACGATCCGAAGCCCTGGGCAACGGTATCAGACTGGACGTCGCCGTCGTAGTTTTTGCATGCCCACACAAATCCTCCTTCGGCTTTCATGCAGTATGCCACCATATCGTCGATTAGACGATGTTCGTACCAAATACCTGCAGCTTCAAACTGCTTTTTATAATCTTTGTCGTAGATTTCCTGGAAAATATCTTTGAAACGTCCATCATACTTCTTCAAAATAGTGTTTTTCGTACTAAGATACAGTGGAAATTTGCGGTCTAGAGCGACCTTGAAGGACGAATGAGCAAAATCAACAATTGAGTCATCCAAGTTGTACATGGCCATGGCAACTCCAGGTCCCTTGTACTGGTGCACAACGTAGTTGATCGGTTTTCCGCCCGCCGTGGGGGTGAACTTGATCTCCAAAGTGCCGGCACTGGGGACAACAAAGTCCGTAGCCTTGTACTGATCACCGTGAGCATGACGACCGATAACAATCGGCTTCTCCCATCCGGGCACTAGCCGGGGCACATTCTTGCAAATGATGGCCTCTCGGAACACGGTCCCACCGAGAATATTACGAATTGTTCCGTTCGGCGAGCGCCACATCTGCTTGAGATTGAACTCCTTGACGCGAGCCTCGTCCGGCGTGATGGTGGCACACTTGATACCCACGTTATACTTCTTGACCGCTTCGGCGCAATCGATCGTCACCTGGTCGTTCGTTTTGTCACGGTTCTCGATTCCCAGATCGTACGTGTGCAGCTCGATGTCCAGGAATGGCAGAATCAGCTTCTCCTTGATCGAATCCCAGATTATGCGGGTCATCTCATCGCCCAGGATGTCCACCACCGGTCCGGCCTGAATTTTGGCTGCCATGGCTGCTGATACTGAAAGAAAAAGAGAAGAGGATAAATATGTACGAAATCTCGTATAGATTTTAATATAACATGGagtaagatttatttttcatttttctttacgAGTGTTGAGCTGTAGAGCTGGGTTTTAGGAAGGTTTCCTCGTCAGAATCACTCCCCATGATTGCAGACgggacgggaaatgtcacccaccaaAACACTGCTTAATGCCAATTACAAAGGGCCgtaattctgattgtgatactgagtgtacggttcacatGTGCGGGTGTACGGActttacgatcgcgtgggaatgagcGTTTGTGACCGCCTTAATCAGATTATAAGCACTGTAGCATTCACTAAACCGGCGTTTGGTGGTTGCGGAAATTTGGAGGCAGTTGTACGTGGATGAGCGCGATGGCATGTATTACATTGTGAATCATCGCAAAGAATTCGGGCGTTTGTAAGTTACCGTGTTCGATCGTGTAGGcattgtatgtcgcgtgtgtatACAACCGtctgtccattcgcatattcgtgtgttcttgaatgatcccGCGGAtcatgaatctgatacttaatgtTCAGTGTACAAttcagatggtagaagagagtgagttctgcCTGGCGTTCCCGGTCATATCgccatggaatgtgttgtctagtggatatgagcgtaattttttcagattggtcctactgaaggcATGAACCTAGGCTGTTAGGGCCGACTGACCGAGAGTGACTTCCAGACGTAAcaaattcatgatcgcgcaaagACGAGTGTGCACGAGACCAcgcttgtaaatttataattgctCACATAGTTACCGGGGTGCTATCCTGTTCGCGTGAtcgtgggcgtaggtgtgcCTGAATGATAGCGAGactcgagcgtttatatgttaacgtgtgctagcgtgtatgtaacttcgcgtgcataaattcggtTTTATAACCATGTGGTTATTCGTATATGCGCGTGTATTCTTGACGTATCGCGGACCTTGAATCTGATACTAAATATTTAATGTATGATTGAGATAGTAGAGAGTTCCTGATCATGtctccatggaacgtgttgtctaatggATACATAAAAGCGacattttttattggttcaactgaaagcatgagtctaggctgctaggacagAGGCTAGGGACTTTCAGGCGTGACCGATTTATGATCGTGCGAGACGAGGGACGATTAAGACcgtatttgtaaatttataagtactagaacgttcacttaattgtcgaggtgttttaatgttggcgagatcgcgggacTAAGTATGTGTAGataattgcaattgcatgttctcGTTTGTGACCagatttgtgttatcgcgaaggtcaCAAGCGTTTGTAAGTTTGAATttggagagattgtgagtgtatatgagagaatatgcaactgattgtgttagtgattgttagtatgaatctaatttaagatatcgtaaaaaaggaaaaataacatgccgaataataataaaaagatGCCACGAGATTaagtataaattgaccgatatgaTTTAGTTATACATGAGTAGTGAAAAATCAAACCAATAGAAGTACAAGAAAAGCAGACTGATGAAGTagaaaaaacacatgtaacatgtaatctatttgaAGTCGTCTAAATACCAGCAACTGCTCTTTATCTGCCATTAACGACACTTGCATTCTGTAAGAATTTTATCATATTACGCTGACCCTGAAAGGATGATTCACGTGTGTCGGTAAATTTATCGCACCTTAAT carries:
- the LOC131688635 gene encoding isocitrate dehydrogenase [NADP] cytoplasmic, translated to MAAKIQAGPVVDILGDEMTRIIWDSIKEKLILPFLDIELHTYDLGIENRDKTNDQVTIDCAEAVKKYNVGIKCATITPDEARVKEFNLKQMWRSPNGTIRNILGGTVFREAIICKNVPRLVPGWEKPIVIGRHAHGDQYKATDFVVPSAGTLEIKFTPTAGGKPINYVVHQYKGPGVAMAMYNLDDSIVDFAHSSFKVALDRKFPLYLSTKNTILKKYDGRFKDIFQEIYDKDYKKQFEAAGIWYEHRLIDDMVAYCMKAEGGFVWACKNYDGDVQSDTVAQGFGSLGLMTSVLVCPDGKTVEAEAAHGTVTRHYRFYQQGKETSTNPIASIFAWTRGLLHRAKLDSNDALKTFAETLEKVCIDTIEAGFMTKDLAICMKGMANVTRADYLETFEFMNKLGDNLKAALV
- the LOC131688636 gene encoding uncharacterized protein LOC131688636 translates to MATRAAPKSTRKIAPRAQKTAPKTTEKAAPKPASSSSKDKPKSAGASDVSLDTEFSYYCALLQDLIPTIEYEIYQEIANKWLTKLCEPFLNVKTLRDKRNRYLQMLCIGSLAGETQVPFNEPPPVQIPEIAAIKKPMLRAPAWHESAAEWKEHLALLAELGTKLKIPAIRKCQTHAKQCSGGKDARGTFLDRQFEFFLFLSRSYLRSMKSYPELRLACRWVEALSQIDQKCCIRAKGIRNDYALALMGYLLHHQMVGPFRSMPVHPLEPLLDAARKVADNTPMTRIDDFGLNEKGDFLSNFPLPEEGAFAFISLSSALMQKMGELTNS